tctgctaaatgactaaatgtaaatgtaaatgtaaccaagtattaaaagtgaaaaagtttcatttcaaatccattgtgggggtatacagagccaaaatgattaaaattgtgtcaatgtccaaatatttatggacctaactgtatgtgtatatatatgtgtatacatttgtatatagtatgtgtgtatatgtgtatacatgtgtatttatgtgtgtcatGGAATGGGGCTGATTGAGTATTGGATGAATCTGCATCACTTTTCCGTTCAATACAGGTGCTAGCGTCTCTGACctactgttgttgtttgtgtctttctgtgtggtgagtatgtgtgtgtatctgtgtttatgtgtgcgtgtgtgtctgtttgtgcgtgtgtgtgtgtgtgcatgtgtgtatatgtgtgtgtatctgtgtttatgtgtgcgtgtgtgtctgtttgtgcgtgtgtgtatgtgtgtgcatgtgtgtatatgtgtgtgtgtctagggagGTCTGAAGGCAGTGATCTGGACAGACGTGTTCCAGATGGTGATCATGCTGGCTGGCTTTGTGGCCGTCATCGCCAGGGGAGCGGTGATCCAGGGGGGGCTCGGCCGGATCTGGGAGGACGCCTCCAAGGGGGGGCGGCTGGACGCTTTCAAGTAAGGACAAACACACGGAAGCACACACAGAggctctcttaccctctctctctctctctctctctctctctctctctctctctctctctctctctctctctctctctctctctctctctctctctctctctctctctctctctctctctctctctctctctctctctctctgtttctctctctcacacacacacacacacacacacacacataaacacacacagaggctctcttacctctctctctctctctctctctctctctctctctctctcttaccctctctctgtctctctctctctcacagacacacacacacgtaaacacacacagaggctctcttaccctctctctctttctctctctctcacacacacacacacacacacacacacacacacacacacacacacacgtacatacacacagaggctCTGTGTGTTATCTAACATCTGATAGATaactcttaccctctctctctctctctctctttctctctctctcacacacacacacacacacacacacacacacacagtcttctctGACTTCCTGTGTGCGTTCCGCAGCTTTAACCCCGACCCCCTGACGCGTCACACCTTCTGGACCATCGTGGTGGGCGGCAGCATCATGTGGACCTCCATCTATTCCATCAACCAATCACAGGTGCAGCGCTACATCTCCTGCAAGACCCTGGCGCATGCCAAGATGTGAGTACATTCACGTCTCGCATGCGACCCATTCAGCTGCCCCTTCCATCCAGAGTGACCTACAGAGAGATCACGTGATCATAGAAATCACGTGATCAGAGAGAGCACGTAGGAGGTACACCAGAAAATCATATTTAAGGGCATGGATCATGTGACGCCATTAATTGATAggcgggagcgctaatcgacctgaaccccagtgaccgcccgaccagaGAACGGGGGAAAgtagggcgttcttagcggggggagtgagtagtgtacactacgattaagccagagtgcagagatcggtcttgcctgactgaacttgcgcaagcttcatttCAGCTGGTGCAGGTGTGGAAATGAGAGAATATTCCTGCCGCCCTGTGTCCTCTGAAGCCGTCAGCTGCTTCGTGTGATAACTGCATGTCACCTGAGGACtttgttctgtctctttctcggaAGCATCCAAAAGCACTTTAGTTTCAATAGCCGCATTCACGCATCGTGTTTTATGTTCTTATATCTGCATAGAAATGCTTATAAAAGATGGACTAAGTTCCCTGTGTGCCCAGGTCTCTGTACGTGAACATGGTCGGTCTCTGGGTGACAGtgagcctggctgtgttctcTGGTATCACCATGTTCTCCATCTACAAGGACTGTGACCCTCTCAGCAATGGAGACGTTGGGGCTTTGGACCAGGTAGGCCTGCAGGATTAACTTCACTCTCTGCACCCACACTAACTTCTCTAACTGCCTTCACGTTCACTTCACTAACTACATTGATGTTAATTCATTGATatggtatgcatgtgtgtgtatatgtgtgtttgtatctttgtgtgtgtgtaactgtgtatgtgtgtgtgtttgaaagctaCTTCCATACCTGGTGATGGACATTCTGGCAGCCTATCCTGGGGTCCCTGGCTTGTTTGTGGCTGCAGCATACAGTGGAACCCTGAGGTGAGAAGAGaactccagcccctccaccacaaccaatcacaaccaaccaccaatcacagccaaccaCCAACCAGGACCAATCAAAACACCTCACAACTAGTCACATGAACCAGCTGATACACATCTCCGACTCGTTCACAGCCTTTCACATATCGTCGATCAACTCACAAGCAAAACTAAACTGAACTTCAAGCACACTTACAAAGTGCATGTACAAACATACATCAACAAAGTTTGTTgacaaccataaacattttaagTACGCTTCCAATTTATGTCGAAAAATTGAAATACATCTCATGTCTCATTTAAGACATTAAAATTGGCTTTAAGTATGATCTTTTTCTGCTTGGGATACTCTCTGTTTAACATAACATCTGCTGGGCACACAGGAGCAAcggtgtgtagtgtgtcatgcaggagtgtgttgtgtgtcatgcaggagtgtgttgtgtgtcatgcaggagtgtgtagtgtgtcatgcaggagtgtgtagtgtgtcatgcaggagtgtgtagtgtgtcatgcaggagtgtgtagtgtgtcatgcaggacggtgtagtgtgtcatgcaggagtgtgtagtgtgtcatgcaggacggtgtagtgtgtcatgcaggagtgtgtagtgtgtcatgcaggagtgtgtagtgtgtcatgcaggagtgtgtagtgtgtcatgcaggagtgtgtagtgtgtcgtgcaggagtgtgtagtgtgtcgtgcaggagtgtgttgtgtgtcgtgcaggagtgtgtagtgtgtcatgcaggagtgtgtagtgtgtcatgcaggagtgtgtagtgtgtcgtgcaggagtgtgtagtgtgtcgtgcaggagtgtgtagtgtgtcgtgcaggagtgtgtagtgtgtcgtgcaggagtgtgtagtgtgtcgtgcaggagtgtgtagtgtgtcgtgcaggagtgtgtagtgtgtcgtgcaggagtgtgtagtgtgtcgtgcaggagtgtgtagtgtgtcatgcaggagtgtgttgtgtgtcatgcaggagtgtgtagtgtgtcatgcaggagtgtgtagtgtgtcatgcaggagtgtgtagtgtgtcatgcaggagtgtgtagtgtgtcatgcaggacggtgtagtgtgtcatgcaggagtgtgtagtgtgtcatgcaggagtgtgtagtgtgtcatgcaggagtgtgtagtgtgtcatgcaggagtgtgtagtgtgtcatgcaggagtgtgtagtgtgtcatgcaggacggtgtagtgtgtcatgcaggagtgtgtagtgtgtcatgcaggagtgtgtagtgtgtcatgcaggagtgtgtagtgtgtcatgcaggagtgtgtagtgtgtcatgcaggacggtgtagtgtgtcatgcaggagtgtgtagtgtgtcatgcaggacggtgtagtgtgtcatgcaggagtgtgtagtgtgtcgtgcaggagtgtgtagtgtgtcatgcaggagtgtgtagtgtgtcatgCAGGACGGTGTAGTGTGTACATGCTGTGCTCTGCCCCCCAGCACAGTGTCCTCCAGCATCAACGCCCTGGTGGccgagtgtgtagtgtgtacatGCTGTGCTCTGCCCCCCAGCACAGTGTCCTCCAGCATCAACGCCCTGGTGGccgagtgtgtagtgtgtacatGCTGTGCTCTGCCCCCCAGCACAGTGTCCTCCAGCATCAACGCCCTGGTGGccgagtgtgtagtgtgtacatGCTGTGCTCTGCCCCCCAGCACAGTGTCCTCCAGCATCAACGCCCTGGTGGccgagtgtgtagtgtgtacatGCTGTGCTCTGCCCCCCAGCACAGTGTCCTCCAGCATCAACGCCCTGGTGGccgagtgtgtagtgtgtacatGCTGTGCTCTGCCCCCCAGCACAGTGTCCTCCAGCATCAACGCCCTGGTGGccgagtgtgtagtgtgtcatgcaggagtgtgtagtgtgtcatgCTGTGCTCTGCCCCCCAGCACAGTGTCCTCCAGCATCAACGCCCTGGTGGCCGTCACCGTGGAGGACTTTGTGAAGCCGGTGTGGAAAGACCTGACAGAGAAACAGGTGTTGTGGATCAACATGGGACTGAGTGAGTATCTGCACTGCAGGGAGCCAGACTGACAGACAATACTTTGCGTCATTTATCAtataaatgatatatatatCCCTTTTTTCATATGACATAAGCCACACTTATAAGTATTGCACCTTCCTACCACAGAAaactccttgtttgtgtgaacttagaTGGTGAATAAAGCCCATTCTGATTCGGATTGTCAAATATTTATTCATAAATATCCATGacagtgtgtggaggctgtgtttACTGTTTGGCTGTGTTTGTAGTGATGAGGTGTTGGTCTAACGGTAACTGATCTCTTCCAGGTGTGTTCTTTGGAGGGGTGTGCATAGGGATGGCTGCTGTGGCTTCTCTGATGGGCAGCATCCTACAGGTGGCTAACCTCTCAACACACTGTGCCACCGTGTGACTGTGAGCCTGTTCTGAAGCACTGCTCTCTAGCGCCCCCTGTCTggttatgcatgtgtgtctgtgcttgtgggTATCTGTCGATCTGTTTGtgggtatgtgtgggtgtgtcttaatgtgtgtgtatgtgtgtgtgtgtgtgtgtgtggggggggggatgtacgTATGTCAGTGTCTTAACGTGTGTGAGTTTgtcttaatgtgtgtgtcttaatgtgtgtgtgtgtggggatgtatGTATGTCAGTGTCTTAACGTGTGTGAGTTTgtcttaatgtgtgtgtcttaatgtgtgtgtgtggggatgtatGTATGTCAGTGTCTTAACGTGTGTGAGTTTgtcttaatgtgtgtgtcttaatgtgtgtgtgtgtggggatgtatgtatgtcagtgtgttaacgtgtgtgtgtgtgtcctcaggccGCCCTCTCTGTGTTTGGGATGATCAGTGGCCCTCTCCTCGGACTCTACTTGCTCGGCATGTTCTTCCGTACCACAAACTCCACTGTAAGTCCTGTTCCAGATGTGACTGTATGTTCAAACTCCACTGTAAGTCCTGTTCCAGATGTGACTGTATGTTCAAACTCCACTGTAAGTCCTGTTCCAGATATGACTGTATGTTCTCCTGCAGAGGCTGTTCCCTCCAGCTACACCCTCACATATGATCTCTTTAGTCGCTGTTTAAATCTATTGAAAATACCTAGTAGTAGGTAATACTGTATGGGTAAAACAAAATATTCAAAGCTGGGAGGAAAATTGTGACTTATTAATTGATATACAATCTGTTACATATACACCAGTTGTTGTCTGGTTGTTGAAACTCGATCCAATCAATGTCGACATGCAAACAATCACAGATGAAATGTGTGGTTCTGCTATCTGTGTGACAGGGAGGGCTGTCAGGACTGATCCTGGGGCTGGTCATCACCCTGTGGGTGGGGATTGGAGCCCAGATCTACCCCCCCACGCCTGACAagaccaaccccctccccctcagcacGGCCGGGTGTAACCGCACGGTCGACTTCAACGCCACCACTGTGGCACCCTGGACCAGCGCGGTCACATTCCCCCCCCTGCCAGAGTGAGTCAGCTCTGTATGACCTATTACATCTGGTGATACATGGTGTCGAGTCAGGACCTACAGTAGATGATACTTGGTCTTAAATTACTGGCAGATGTTCACACATGTTCAGTCAtttacacacagaagcacacacgcagacaaacacactcaaatccACAAGAGCAAAAGACACTTTCAAAGATTCATGTTCTGATAACATGACAACCCTCTGGTCCTGACTGGTCCTGACTGGTCCTGACTGGGCCTGACTGGTCCTGACTGATCCTGACTGGTCCTGACTGGGCCTGACTGGTCCTGACTGGTCCTGACTGGTCCTGACTAGTCCTCTTGTTGTGTTAGAGAGCGTCCAGCGCTGGCTGACTCCTGGTACTCCCTGTCCTACCTCTACTTCTGTGTGCTGGGCACTCTCGTCACCATGACGTCTGGTCTGCTGGTGAGCGCTATCACAGGTAAGTTCTCCTTCATCCTGGCCCCTCCTACTACTACCCTTTGCACtctcagttttaaaacctagaatcaccgatggtgtgtctgtgtgtgtccaggtggctGTAAGCAGAAGAGCCTCTGCTCCAATCTGTTTGTCAGGAAGAATGATCTGATCTGCTTCAACTGTGGACGACACGCCCAggtttgtctgcttgtctgGGTTCAATCCCATTTTCAGTCTGGGTTCAATCCCAGGTTCAGTCTGGGTTCTAGTAATGCAGGTTCAGTCTATGTTTTAATAATGCAGGTTCAGTCTGGGTTCTAGTAATGCAGGTTCAGTCTAGGTTCTAATAATGCAGGTTCAGTCTAGGTTCTAGTAATGCAGGTTCAGTCTATGTTCTTGTAATGCAGGTTCAGTCTAGGTTCTAATAATGCAGGTTCAGTCTAGGTTCTAGTAATGCAGGTTCAGTTTATGTTTTAATAATGCAGGTTCAATCTGGGTTCAATCCCAGGTTCTGTCTAGGTTCTAGTAATGCAGGT
The window above is part of the Osmerus mordax isolate fOsmMor3 chromosome 1, fOsmMor3.pri, whole genome shotgun sequence genome. Proteins encoded here:
- the slc5a8l gene encoding sodium-coupled monocarboxylate transporter 1 isoform X1, which codes for MTGTGGPVASFSVWDYVVFAGTVLGAAGIGLFQAIRGRKNTGSEEFLLGGRQMSAVPVAMSLTASFMSGITVIGTPAEAYLYGAAFWIFGFSYAIMSVITAEIFVPLFYRLGITSTYEYLEMRYNKLIRVIGTSMYIVQTALYTGMVIYAPALALNQITGLNLWGVLVATGVVCIIYCTLGGLKAVIWTDVFQMVIMLAGFVAVIARGAVIQGGLGRIWEDASKGGRLDAFNFNPDPLTRHTFWTIVVGGSIMWTSIYSINQSQVQRYISCKTLAHAKMSLYVNMVGLWVTVSLAVFSGITMFSIYKDCDPLSNGDVGALDQLLPYLVMDILAAYPGVPGLFVAAAYSGTLSTVSSSINALVAVTVEDFVKPVWKDLTEKQVLWINMGLSVFFGGVCIGMAAVASLMGSILQAALSVFGMISGPLLGLYLLGMFFRTTNSTGGLSGLILGLVITLWVGIGAQIYPPTPDKTNPLPLSTAGCNRTVDFNATTVAPWTSAVTFPPLPEERPALADSWYSLSYLYFCVLGTLVTMTSGLLVSAITGGCKQKSLCSNLFVRKNDLICFNCGRHAQDSEPELVEKDGSELKKGTDNPAFAVSVFDITDRDMEKVTKM
- the slc5a8l gene encoding sodium-coupled monocarboxylate transporter 1 isoform X2 yields the protein MRYNKLIRVIGTSMYIVQTALYTGMVIYAPALALNQITGLNLWGVLVATGVVCIIYCTLGGLKAVIWTDVFQMVIMLAGFVAVIARGAVIQGGLGRIWEDASKGGRLDAFNFNPDPLTRHTFWTIVVGGSIMWTSIYSINQSQVQRYISCKTLAHAKMSLYVNMVGLWVTVSLAVFSGITMFSIYKDCDPLSNGDVGALDQLLPYLVMDILAAYPGVPGLFVAAAYSGTLSTVSSSINALVAVTVEDFVKPVWKDLTEKQVLWINMGLSVFFGGVCIGMAAVASLMGSILQAALSVFGMISGPLLGLYLLGMFFRTTNSTGGLSGLILGLVITLWVGIGAQIYPPTPDKTNPLPLSTAGCNRTVDFNATTVAPWTSAVTFPPLPEERPALADSWYSLSYLYFCVLGTLVTMTSGLLVSAITGGCKQKSLCSNLFVRKNDLICFNCGRHAQDSEPELVEKDGSELKKGTDNPAFAVSVFDITDRDMEKVTKM